AATTGGGACCAGGTGTCTTAATCTTGGAAACAGGAGGTAGAAATATATAAAGTAGAAAACTAGAATGAACTCTGATTTTAGATTGTAATTGGAGATATCAGTGTGAACTCATACATTTcaatatagatagatgatagatgatatagatgatagatagatagatagatagatagataatgtgtgcttgtgtgtatgcACAAACATATATTCCCTATCTCTGTGCACTGAGAGGGCCTGGGACCATTGCACCCCAATGATAATGAGAACACCTTGCTGTGCTCTCTGGAGTACTCTACTGCATCCCCAAATTTGCAGATTTTCCCTGGCTGCCAGTTTTTAAGGTGGGTGTGAcccctttccttgttttgttgctgatgctaaattttttttttaattttttttttcaacgtttatttatttttgggacagagagagacagagcatgaatgggggaggggcagagagagaaggagacacagaattggaaacaggctccaggctctgagccatcagcccagagcccgacgcggggctcgaactcacagaccgcgagatcgtgacctggctgaagtcggacacttaaccgactgcgccacccaggcgccccactgatgCTAAATTTTTATGGCACTTGACCTTTGTGCTGAAAGATGAGAATCAGCTCAGGAAatgagctcagagaggtaaaatgTGTCCACAGCCACACAGCAGTGAGTGGTGGAGTAAGGGATCTGACCTAGGGTTTGACTCCAAAATCCTTGCTCTTTACTCTGAGACACTGAACACAAGAGGGAAAGGTAGTCAAGGAAAAAGACAGAAGTCCTTCAGAGTGAGAGACCAGAACCTGTGTGAGACACAGGGGTgggacacagaggcacagagctggacataCAGAGCTCATGCCCCAATGCAATACAGAGAGCTGGAACCTGAGGCCTCCAGGCAGTATCTCAGAACCCTGTGAGCTGAAGGACTAGTTTGTCAGGGCAGAGCAGATGGAGCAGGACCAGATATAAGGCTTTTGAGCTTGCAGTCTTGATGGAGAATAACCCAAGACCCCAGGACCCTGTGTCTATAGGAAACCATGGGATAGCAGTGCCCAGATGGGCAAAGGGACAGCTTAACCTTGACCTCTTAATGGCCCCTTTATCACGACCTAGGCCCCAATCCCACCCCAGCGGGACAGCTTTTCATAGGAAGTGACTGTCAGAGGCCCCAGCTCCAGCTGGACCAGCCTCTGCTAAGACTGAGCCTGGGGATAGGGTGAGGGAGACATGGTTGACCTTTCTTAACTCTTTATCTGTGAGATGCTATGACCTGACACTCACTAGAGGGTTAGGCTAGCAGTGGAGTGCGTTCTTTCCCAGCTCCACTCCGGTGGAACCTCCCACAGGTCTGAAGGGGAATGAATCCTAGCCTCCATTTGGGACTGGAGGATGAGTTTGAAATAGGAATGAAGACTGGGGCTATGCACTCTTAACAATTTACAGTTTGACTCATTCTGACTTGGAGGCTGGGTATGAGGATACAGCCCCCAGTTGGGCAGGGAGTTTTGAAGAAGGTCGTTGAGAGGATATGACTGCACATTGACTTGCAAGCTGGACCCATGCAACTGAAGGCCCCTCATCCCCTCCCTTATCCTTGGAATGTGCATGCCACCCACCATGCCACAGTGGGAGCCTTTttcaaggacatagccttgagagAGCAATGTGGCATTGAGAACATCTGGACAGTATATGTGTCTCAACCCTATTAAGGcttatatataaacttttaagattctggcaggcaGGTGAGATCTACTCACCTTGCAGCCACACAAGACAAGCCTCATACataagttcatttacttattaaacctgccacctaccaatctgaAACAGCCTGCCTCCTCCTTTCCATCTCTCCTTGCCTTTTATAATGGGGGCCAGTTTATGAGCCAATGGGAATCATGATCACAGAGCTTGGGGTGGGTGGGCTCCTCTCATTCATGCAGGTGAGAGAACAAGCCCTAAGCAATTAGACCTAGGTGGGTGAATTCCCGACAAATGTGTTGCCATTGCCATcactaacccccacccccacaaggcCTCCATTATATGCAACCTTGGGGAGGGGCACCATTTACATGAAGGATGCTCCCAGAGTTGGCCCACATGACAGATAGGTTTCACCAACTTTTCTACTTATGGCAGACCTTGCTAATCAGTCTCTCCTCAGTCTGGACAAAGGCTCAGGATCCTTCCCCTTAACACGCTCGGGCCTTTGGACAACCCGGCCCATTCCTCAGTGCCAGATGTGAAGTATCTGCTATCATGTGCCCTGACCTCCTGGAACCTGTCAAAGAAAGAGCCTGGGGAAGACCACTTCACTGTTTTATTGGGAGGGGAATACACTCTGTCACAATGCAAGGCCCTGAGCCCAGCAAGATCTCTAGCTCCAGATGCAGCTGGTTGGCAGTGACTCTGTACTGGCCCTTGATGAAACCCTGGGAAGCACAGGAGTGGCACCTCCAGTAGGCCTGGATAATGCGGACAGCATTGAGCAAACGGCAATAGCGTCTCCGGATGCGCCACATGCGGACCCAGGACTGCAGCTTGACTGCCGCCCACTCCTTCCGTGTAAAGGTCTCCAGTGCTGTCCGCCGCCTCCTCTCCATTAGCTTTGTCAGGATGTGCTTCCACCAGCGCTGGATGATCAGCGCTCTGATTACCGCGTGCAGTAGTGTCCGGCGCACCAGGGTGCCTCGCCACCAGGCCTGGATCTTTATGACTTCTTGATTATTACTGGTAGAGGGCTTATTTTGATTTCTTGGGatcttgcaagaaaaaaaaaggagggggcatTTTGAGAATGTTCCCCACCCATTTGAGTTTGGGGGCATGCCAGAGAGGGGCCCAGATTCCCTATCTACAATCAGCTCTTCTTCTGAAGCTCAGGAGCACTGGACAAGGCACTGGCTGGAACAAGAAGACCAGGTAGGtgtcctgtctctgccactctctgGTTAATGGACATGGACACAACATGTTGACCTCTGAATCTCAAagtctccatctgtaaaatgcgaGTACGTCTGCCCTGTCTATTTTATATGGATTAAGTTGGCCAGCCTAGGGCAAGAACACATGACCTATGGGTCAAAAAGTTACATGTTCCACCTGATCAAGACCTATGATCCTTCCTTTCAGACTCCACTCACCTGCTAGAGAAGTGGCATCTTTTGCTAATCCTGTCCTTTCATCCTTGACTCCAGCTCCAAACCACAAcctgctctcttcctctgtcaTGTTATGGTATTAAGTATCCCCCACcccataaagtttatttcttatcttttccccATCCTTACTCTTCTTGACTTTCACATTTTAACTCTTAACAAGCAAACATAtatgcacatgctcgctctctctctctttctctctctctctctctctctctctcacacacacacacacacacacacacacacacagacaaatatTGCTCAAGCTCAgctttccatatgttggctattccATTCCACAAACACAGCCCCTAcattcccagccccagccctgtgtGGTCTTGGGGGATAGGAGCTCATACTTGTCTAGCTTTCTTATCAGCACCATCCACTGTCTGTGTCTCAACTGTATTTACATCTTCAGCctgaaaaagaaatggggaaagaggACAAA
This sequence is a window from Prionailurus bengalensis isolate Pbe53 chromosome A2, Fcat_Pben_1.1_paternal_pri, whole genome shotgun sequence. Protein-coding genes within it:
- the IQCF1 gene encoding IQ domain-containing protein F1 isoform X2: MAEDVNTVETQTVDGADKKARQIPRNQNKPSTSNNQEVIKIQAWWRGTLVRRTLLHAVIRALIIQRWWKHILTKLMERRRRTALETFTRKEWAAVKLQSWVRMWRIRRRYCRLLNAVRIIQAYWRCHSCASQGFIKGQYRVTANQLHLELEILLGSGPCIVTECIPLPIKQ
- the IQCF1 gene encoding IQ domain-containing protein F1 isoform X1; translation: MVSKDQPQNINEPTEDESQQKEEPTSLSSVPLTSENNVEAEDVNTVETQTVDGADKKARQIPRNQNKPSTSNNQEVIKIQAWWRGTLVRRTLLHAVIRALIIQRWWKHILTKLMERRRRTALETFTRKEWAAVKLQSWVRMWRIRRRYCRLLNAVRIIQAYWRCHSCASQGFIKGQYRVTANQLHLELEILLGSGPCIVTECIPLPIKQ